From Pseudothermotoga thermarum DSM 5069, a single genomic window includes:
- the flgN gene encoding flagellar export chaperone FlgN: protein MSSEEKLLVEILKKEEVLLNQIKSTLSEYEKAIISKDLTLLSNLLDNLYLAVEEFETVEEQRNQLFERIKSQQNLPSELTFYSYALEREEVMKSLFEVVKQMNEISLLTSRLKDILDFNLNYIETLISALVPSEKPTYDQRANISKNPAKGNFEFQG from the coding sequence GTGAGCTCTGAAGAAAAGCTTTTGGTCGAAATTTTAAAAAAGGAAGAAGTGCTGCTAAACCAAATAAAATCAACGCTATCAGAATACGAGAAAGCAATTATCTCGAAAGATTTAACGCTATTATCAAATTTGCTCGACAATCTTTATCTGGCTGTTGAAGAATTTGAAACTGTTGAGGAACAAAGAAACCAGCTTTTTGAAAGAATTAAAAGTCAGCAAAACTTACCATCTGAATTGACGTTTTACAGCTACGCTTTGGAAAGAGAAGAAGTGATGAAAAGCCTTTTTGAAGTTGTGAAACAGATGAACGAAATATCTTTGTTAACCAGCAGGCTCAAGGACATTTTGGATTTCAACCTCAATTACATTGAAACTTTGATCTCCGCTCTTGTCCCCTCGGAAAAGCCTACCTACGATCAGAGGGCAAACATTTCCAAAAACCCCGCAAAGGGGAATTTTGAGTTTCAAGGTTAA
- a CDS encoding flagellar biosynthesis anti-sigma factor FlgM: protein MTEINRIEGPVPPQQPKAPQISRKRENTLEGSAFVKSESLNIIELVKMAKESPEVRQKLVDQIRQAIEANVYNVDPERIARRILSEL from the coding sequence ATGACGGAAATAAACAGAATCGAAGGACCAGTTCCACCGCAGCAACCAAAAGCTCCTCAGATCAGCAGGAAACGTGAAAACACTTTGGAAGGTTCTGCCTTTGTAAAATCTGAAAGTTTGAACATAATCGAGTTAGTGAAAATGGCAAAAGAAAGCCCTGAAGTGAGACAAAAGTTGGTTGATCAAATTCGTCAAGCCATAGAAGCCAACGTGTACAACGTTGATCCTGAAAGAATTGCAAGGCGGATCTTAAGTGAGCTCTGA
- a CDS encoding RluA family pseudouridine synthase yields MELIVDQENFYARIDKFLRKNLKNVPLSEIYKFLRKGLVKVNGKTVREPSYEIQVGDKITVDADLSVYQRDEKELRPVPIKLDILYEDENLLAINKKPNIALHPGEGTKGTTLIQGLMFYGKKKGFKPYLVHRLDRETSGVLLVAKNPKTARTLSQMFRDRLIEKEYLALVHGILKGKGVIDKPLDGLEAVTEYVVLKNFDNVTLVRVLPHTGRTHQIRKHMAMIGHPVVGDKLYGIKEVNEFFKEKYKLRRQFLHCLRLVFTNPSFYGKLVIKAPLPDDLQRVLEELSK; encoded by the coding sequence TTGGAGTTGATCGTCGATCAGGAAAATTTCTACGCAAGGATTGACAAATTTTTGAGGAAAAATCTTAAAAATGTTCCGCTTTCCGAAATATACAAGTTTTTGAGGAAAGGGCTTGTTAAGGTCAACGGGAAAACCGTTAGAGAACCGTCTTATGAAATACAAGTTGGAGACAAAATCACTGTGGATGCGGATTTATCTGTTTATCAACGGGATGAAAAAGAGCTTAGACCCGTTCCAATCAAGCTTGACATTCTTTACGAAGACGAAAATTTGCTTGCGATAAACAAAAAACCCAACATAGCTCTTCACCCTGGTGAGGGAACGAAAGGCACAACTCTAATACAAGGTTTGATGTTCTACGGAAAGAAAAAAGGCTTCAAGCCTTATTTGGTTCATCGCTTGGACAGAGAAACATCTGGGGTACTTTTGGTTGCCAAAAATCCAAAAACTGCCCGAACATTGAGTCAAATGTTTCGTGATAGATTGATCGAAAAAGAATACTTGGCTTTGGTGCACGGCATTCTGAAAGGCAAAGGTGTCATTGACAAACCTTTGGATGGGTTGGAAGCAGTGACCGAGTACGTGGTTTTGAAAAACTTCGATAACGTCACCTTGGTTAGAGTTCTACCACACACCGGTAGAACCCATCAAATAAGAAAACACATGGCGATGATAGGTCATCCTGTTGTAGGCGACAAACTTTACGGGATAAAGGAAGTTAACGAATTTTTCAAAGAAAAGTACAAACTCAGAAGACAATTTCTTCATTGCTTAAGGTTGGTTTTTACCAACCCAAGTTTTTATGGAAAACTTGTTATCAAAGCTCCTTTGCCGGACGATTTACAACGCGTTCTAGAGGAGCTTTCAAAATGA
- a CDS encoding RNA polymerase factor sigma-54, protein MHQKLSIERIFIDPRQTFFKILELPYEALEEFVKNLPLGISLDRFEGLAENLPTGEKSLAEQIIEDLAFERLDDTTEKVAEYIAYNLDERGRMLVSISEVCEKFKVSEEVVLKAIQAIKNVGPDGVLDGEVKGFGQASSYVEPDIEIKKDYSVEVKDFNFTISSHQKDQFKLFAFFYEALNKRKEYLYELGKIVVETNKDFLEQRKLYPSKVKMCEAARRINLSLSAVSKLIKGKYIKTPVGIFPLKIFFGRKVEMDYLFGVMVKILRENPSITDKELSAILAKNGIFISRRTVNKYRNILVKNLSEKKGSNEMPFVFERKIRRKRGNKA, encoded by the coding sequence ATGCATCAAAAGCTTAGCATTGAAAGAATTTTCATCGACCCAAGACAAACATTCTTCAAGATACTTGAGCTTCCTTACGAAGCTTTGGAAGAGTTTGTTAAAAATCTTCCTTTAGGAATCAGTTTGGACCGCTTCGAAGGATTAGCTGAGAACTTACCAACAGGTGAAAAGTCTTTGGCAGAACAAATAATCGAAGACCTTGCCTTTGAGAGGTTGGATGATACCACGGAGAAAGTCGCCGAATACATCGCTTACAATTTGGATGAAAGAGGCAGAATGTTGGTTTCGATTTCAGAGGTTTGCGAGAAATTCAAAGTAAGTGAAGAAGTGGTTCTAAAAGCCATACAAGCTATAAAGAACGTAGGACCAGATGGTGTGTTGGATGGCGAAGTAAAAGGCTTTGGACAAGCTTCAAGTTACGTGGAACCGGATATTGAAATAAAGAAGGATTATTCTGTTGAAGTAAAGGATTTCAATTTTACAATTTCAAGTCATCAAAAAGATCAATTCAAGTTGTTTGCCTTTTTCTATGAAGCTTTGAACAAGCGCAAGGAATATCTTTACGAGCTTGGAAAAATCGTTGTTGAAACCAATAAAGATTTCCTTGAGCAAAGAAAACTTTACCCATCCAAAGTAAAAATGTGCGAAGCCGCACGAAGAATTAATCTTTCTTTGTCCGCGGTTTCAAAGCTTATCAAAGGAAAATACATAAAAACGCCCGTTGGTATTTTTCCACTCAAAATTTTCTTTGGTCGCAAAGTTGAGATGGACTACCTTTTTGGTGTCATGGTAAAGATTTTGCGTGAAAATCCAAGCATAACTGATAAAGAGCTCTCCGCTATCCTTGCAAAAAACGGCATTTTCATAAGTCGTCGCACTGTGAACAAGTACAGAAACATTCTTGTCAAAAATCTTTCTGAAAAGAAGGGATCAAATGAGATGCCTTTTGTTTTTGAACGGAAAATACGGCGAAAGAGAGGAAATAAAGCTTGA
- the fliW gene encoding flagellar assembly protein FliW: MTYTTKLGAIDVEDQDIIVFEQGLPGFENLRKFVVVSLESTEPIKWLVSLEESSVAFPIVNPWLVRIDYTLTLSEEDVKQLQVESEQDVEVFAILTIPHDDPKATTINLLAPVVINKKLRKARQIIQEGTNYQIKHLVTDEIERSKNLLKNKTSEGE, encoded by the coding sequence ATGACCTACACAACAAAACTTGGAGCAATTGACGTTGAGGATCAGGATATAATTGTCTTTGAACAGGGATTGCCGGGTTTTGAAAATCTTAGAAAATTCGTTGTCGTGTCTTTGGAAAGTACCGAACCGATTAAATGGCTGGTGTCTTTGGAAGAATCTAGTGTGGCTTTTCCAATAGTCAACCCGTGGTTGGTGAGAATCGATTACACATTGACTTTGTCAGAAGAAGATGTTAAACAGCTGCAGGTTGAAAGCGAACAAGATGTGGAAGTTTTCGCCATTTTGACGATACCTCATGACGATCCAAAAGCTACAACGATCAACCTTTTGGCACCGGTAGTTATAAACAAAAAACTTCGAAAAGCTCGTCAAATAATTCAGGAAGGTACAAATTATCAAATAAAACATTTGGTGACAGATGAAATTGAAAGAAGCAAAAATCTTTTGAAAAACAAAACCAGCGAGGGTGAATAA
- the smpB gene encoding SsrA-binding protein SmpB, with protein MEIIAVNKKANDYEIIEKYEAGIELKGTEVKSLREKNVSFKDSFCRIKDGEVYLLNLHISPYRFANIFNHDPERPRKLLLHKREIKRLSGKLSAGGYTLIPTKIYFNDKGKVKVEIALAKGKKKYDKRQEIKEKEIEKRLRSIMKYRGR; from the coding sequence ATGGAGATAATTGCGGTTAACAAAAAAGCCAACGATTATGAGATTATAGAAAAATACGAAGCAGGAATAGAGCTAAAAGGTACGGAAGTGAAATCCCTCCGGGAAAAAAACGTCAGCTTTAAAGATTCCTTTTGCCGCATCAAAGATGGGGAAGTTTACCTTTTGAATCTTCACATAAGCCCTTACAGATTTGCCAACATCTTCAACCATGATCCGGAAAGACCAAGAAAGCTTTTACTCCACAAGAGGGAAATCAAAAGACTGAGTGGTAAGCTTTCGGCTGGAGGTTATACACTCATACCAACTAAGATTTATTTCAACGACAAAGGTAAGGTAAAGGTTGAAATAGCGCTTGCGAAAGGAAAGAAAAAGTACGACAAGCGTCAAGAGATAAAAGAGAAGGAGATAGAAAAACGCTTAAGGTCGATCATGAAATACAGGGGAAGATGA
- a CDS encoding DUF5693 family protein — translation MALKRSLMRIKKLCFFAFLIGTVLYLVYFIPLRIKSDQAGLRYALGFTQDEKLIKLTSGTLVWVIEPGDFIQPYMKYVVFRGNFSQFDPKQYAVDADRYNVWIGLLEFNESLPFTKQILEVRGKKDQFFRVHTIRQEEVVKMKLDTKMFYHRLRRAILERSIDMIWIQPVENIDLDFVLSKLQREFGEPTDLPTVQKISNVFPFIPFTLLTLLVFHFSLILGIASFAVVFTDLNLAIFAVSILATVTTYFAVKNKKYLPILYLLIGLLTYAALSRFEFLNDLRQFRGVKLSLMALPFFVTLNLLFENRDLLIRYKKYLPYFAVAVGVAGFYYLWRSGNFAFVPNVERKARDFIESILWVRPRLKEVVGYPAFFISLSFSKNRLISFLQILGAIALVSTFNTFCHIKTPLVVSLYRSLFSILLGYITFYVLRRFVKC, via the coding sequence ATGGCGTTGAAAAGATCTTTGATGAGAATTAAAAAATTGTGTTTTTTTGCCTTTCTGATAGGAACTGTTTTGTATTTGGTCTATTTTATTCCGTTGAGGATCAAAAGCGATCAAGCCGGTTTAAGATACGCACTAGGTTTTACACAAGATGAAAAGCTCATAAAGCTTACCAGCGGTACTTTGGTTTGGGTGATTGAACCTGGTGATTTTATTCAACCATACATGAAATACGTTGTTTTCCGTGGAAATTTTTCGCAATTTGATCCAAAGCAGTACGCTGTAGATGCGGATCGATACAACGTTTGGATTGGCCTGCTTGAATTCAACGAAAGTTTGCCTTTCACAAAGCAAATTTTGGAAGTTAGAGGCAAAAAGGATCAATTTTTCAGAGTTCACACCATCAGGCAGGAAGAAGTTGTCAAGATGAAGCTTGATACCAAGATGTTTTACCACAGATTACGACGTGCCATTCTTGAAAGAAGTATCGATATGATCTGGATCCAGCCCGTTGAAAACATTGACTTGGATTTTGTGTTGTCTAAGCTACAAAGAGAATTTGGAGAACCAACAGATCTTCCCACAGTTCAAAAAATTTCAAACGTTTTTCCCTTCATACCCTTTACGCTTTTGACGCTGCTTGTTTTTCACTTTAGCCTTATCCTTGGGATAGCAAGCTTTGCGGTGGTTTTCACCGACTTAAACCTTGCAATCTTTGCTGTCTCAATCTTGGCGACGGTTACAACTTATTTTGCCGTTAAAAATAAAAAGTATTTGCCGATTTTGTACTTGCTCATAGGTCTTTTAACCTATGCTGCACTTTCCAGGTTTGAATTTTTGAACGACCTTCGACAGTTTAGAGGGGTTAAGTTGTCTTTGATGGCTTTGCCGTTTTTTGTGACGCTTAATCTTTTGTTTGAAAATCGAGATCTGTTGATCCGTTACAAAAAATATCTTCCATATTTTGCTGTTGCAGTTGGTGTGGCTGGGTTTTATTACCTATGGCGTTCGGGTAACTTTGCCTTTGTACCGAACGTTGAAAGAAAGGCAAGGGATTTTATAGAATCAATCTTGTGGGTTCGACCGAGGCTGAAGGAAGTCGTTGGTTATCCTGCTTTTTTCATTTCTCTTAGCTTTTCCAAAAATCGTTTGATATCGTTCCTTCAAATTCTTGGAGCCATAGCTTTGGTTTCTACCTTCAACACTTTTTGCCACATCAAGACACCTTTGGTAGTATCACTTTACAGGTCTTTGTTCTCAATCTTGCTGGGCTATATAACTTTTTATGTTTTAAGGAGATTTGTAAAATGCTGA
- the flgK gene encoding flagellar hook-associated protein FlgK → MPGLTLFGSLNTALLGVYTHKLAMNVVGHNVANANTEGYSRQRPVIMNTLPLVTTTLGNAFIHIGRGSYVKNIERIRDAFLDIQYRQVSNRYSFYETIFSNLHYLEQLFAEPGNSGIRAYYDTFLAAAEEVISDPTNVAAKRQFVTAAQQMVMNIQDIYNRIQQLREDINNEIALKVSRINTLVSNLARINEQIRIATALRATPNDLMDERDRILDELSNYANISYYTTTDGQTILSIGDQIVLAGSTQIPIRVVERPYGKGFYELFVGNSKLTITDGSLKALIDLRDSTLVKYMSYLDEFALNLSDKINLIHRWGFDSTGKISGLNFFTPITATRDTDPAIFRILGSRQMVGGPIRYVTGLNGFSEDQILNTVFNASGKLVLFDGSSDFDQIDVNAGMDVGSLIGNISSWLSLSVGSHSPSASATAYRLYFEANNVNLRDTLIIDTSNSNLARMGFATEQKKFITISDLSNVSAGQYELTFEGVRKDGSKVSQSITLNITSNTTLSDVASVINSLDVVKAEIIDGSLVFIPTSDYEFDTSRISITDPNGFLTRAKATSQTYTVLKPSETLENIFSSNVTFDPTQGFQIVINNTRIHIDPTVDTLQTLVNKINAAGTGLIVDLTPRGALVFRAGRDFEFNLRNFTIKGPLGFFEAVGFVDENGNPNDFDEDWSEEYTLISKGEDFSTIRQRLSVAELLAVDRRETYEPYFFVNQWSVSSALLMNAEALAVDLGIALSNDTWNATSFKPTGRSNTEIMNLISTSRYDRFLANGKENFYEYFGGIVAELGVETETVLKMKENTDRLKLEIDQERERVKGVSLDEEMANMIKYQHAFGAAARVITAIDEMIGRVIDRLGVVGR, encoded by the coding sequence TTGCCGGGTTTGACGCTTTTTGGTTCCTTAAACACTGCTTTGCTTGGTGTGTACACACACAAACTTGCAATGAATGTGGTTGGCCATAACGTGGCTAATGCCAACACGGAAGGCTATTCACGTCAAAGGCCAGTGATAATGAACACCCTTCCGCTTGTAACAACCACACTTGGCAATGCTTTCATCCACATTGGTAGAGGTTCTTATGTTAAAAACATAGAACGTATACGCGATGCTTTTTTGGATATTCAATACCGACAAGTTTCCAACCGATATTCTTTTTACGAAACGATTTTCTCCAACCTGCACTATTTGGAGCAGCTTTTTGCCGAACCTGGAAATTCGGGCATAAGAGCTTACTACGATACTTTCCTTGCAGCTGCTGAGGAGGTAATTTCGGACCCGACAAACGTCGCTGCAAAAAGGCAGTTTGTGACAGCCGCACAGCAAATGGTTATGAACATACAAGACATCTACAACAGGATACAACAACTTAGAGAAGATATAAACAACGAAATAGCTTTGAAGGTGAGCAGAATCAACACGTTGGTTTCAAACCTTGCAAGGATCAACGAGCAAATTCGAATTGCCACAGCACTTAGAGCCACACCGAACGACTTGATGGACGAGCGAGACAGAATTTTGGATGAACTCTCAAATTATGCCAACATTTCTTACTACACCACAACTGATGGTCAAACGATTCTTTCGATTGGAGATCAAATTGTTCTCGCTGGATCCACGCAAATTCCAATAAGGGTTGTGGAAAGACCTTATGGAAAAGGTTTCTACGAGCTTTTTGTGGGAAATTCCAAGTTAACCATAACCGATGGAAGTTTAAAAGCTTTGATAGATTTAAGGGATTCAACACTTGTCAAATACATGAGTTATCTTGATGAGTTTGCTTTGAATTTATCTGACAAAATCAACTTGATTCACCGATGGGGATTTGATTCAACCGGAAAGATTTCAGGCTTGAATTTCTTTACACCTATTACTGCAACTAGAGACACCGACCCAGCAATCTTCAGAATCCTAGGAAGCAGGCAAATGGTTGGTGGACCGATAAGATACGTCACGGGCTTGAATGGATTTTCAGAAGATCAAATACTAAACACAGTTTTCAACGCTTCCGGTAAGCTAGTTCTTTTTGATGGATCAAGTGATTTTGATCAGATTGACGTTAATGCTGGCATGGATGTTGGTAGTTTGATTGGTAACATCAGCTCGTGGTTAAGTCTGTCTGTCGGTTCTCATAGCCCATCTGCAAGTGCGACAGCTTACAGATTGTACTTTGAAGCTAACAATGTCAACCTGCGTGACACCCTCATCATAGACACTTCAAACTCAAACCTTGCCAGAATGGGATTTGCAACAGAGCAGAAGAAGTTTATAACAATAAGCGATTTGAGCAATGTGTCTGCTGGTCAGTACGAATTGACGTTTGAAGGCGTTAGAAAAGATGGGAGCAAAGTTTCTCAGAGTATAACGTTGAACATAACCTCTAATACAACGTTATCTGATGTCGCTTCTGTTATCAATTCACTCGATGTTGTCAAAGCTGAAATCATAGATGGATCGCTTGTTTTTATACCAACCTCAGATTACGAATTTGATACAAGCCGCATTAGCATAACTGACCCAAATGGTTTTCTTACAAGAGCAAAAGCCACAAGCCAGACGTACACGGTTTTAAAGCCATCCGAGACACTCGAAAATATCTTTTCAAGCAACGTCACTTTTGATCCAACGCAGGGTTTTCAAATCGTAATCAACAACACTCGAATTCACATAGATCCCACCGTTGATACTCTACAAACGCTTGTAAACAAAATCAACGCGGCAGGAACAGGTCTAATAGTTGATCTAACACCAAGAGGAGCTTTGGTTTTCAGAGCAGGAAGAGATTTTGAATTCAACTTGAGAAACTTCACCATCAAAGGTCCATTGGGATTCTTTGAAGCCGTTGGCTTTGTCGATGAAAATGGTAATCCAAATGATTTTGATGAAGATTGGTCTGAAGAATACACCTTGATCAGCAAGGGTGAAGATTTTTCAACAATCAGACAAAGATTATCGGTAGCAGAGTTATTGGCTGTTGATCGTCGCGAGACATACGAACCGTATTTTTTTGTCAACCAATGGAGCGTATCAAGCGCACTGTTGATGAACGCAGAAGCTTTAGCCGTTGATCTTGGGATAGCTTTAAGCAATGATACATGGAACGCCACATCCTTTAAACCAACAGGCAGAAGTAATACTGAGATTATGAACCTCATATCAACCTCGCGTTACGATAGATTCCTTGCCAACGGTAAGGAGAATTTCTACGAATACTTTGGTGGAATTGTTGCAGAGCTTGGTGTGGAAACAGAAACGGTTTTGAAGATGAAGGAAAATACAGACAGATTGAAGCTGGAAATCGATCAAGAGAGAGAAAGGGTAAAAGGTGTCTCACTTGACGAGGAAATGGCAAACATGATAAAGTACCAACATGCCTTTGGAGCCGCTGCACGCGTTATAACGGCCATCGACGAAATGATAGGCAGGGTTATAGACCGTCTTGGAGTGGTCGGAAGATAG
- the flgL gene encoding flagellar hook-associated protein FlgL, whose protein sequence is MRVTDRMISDRVLANIQSSISRIAKLHDQLSSGLAVRYPSDDAIVATRSSNLESRLREIEQYKRNLNQMQSIVNAYDSTLQEISTILVRIRELSVQAANGTLSPDDRKVIAEELKQIKQHLIQVANTQVGNDYIFAGYASDKPPVDESGKIVLDSFKAGSRSVNVLGYTLNYGLTVYDLFVTDTNESVFEIIDRTVDALEKNDQSKLSTISLSSLEYLEKRLSENIAKVGANQRMAELISGRLEDLNIYLTEFVSKERDADLTKVITDLSMQQAALEAALKSAARVLRTTLVDFIT, encoded by the coding sequence ATGAGAGTAACAGATAGAATGATAAGCGATCGTGTGTTGGCTAACATTCAGTCGAGTATTTCAAGGATTGCAAAATTGCACGATCAACTTTCCTCTGGTTTGGCTGTCAGATATCCCAGCGATGATGCCATCGTTGCCACTAGGTCTTCAAATTTGGAATCCAGGCTGAGGGAAATCGAACAGTATAAAAGAAACCTCAATCAAATGCAAAGCATCGTCAATGCTTACGATTCAACACTTCAAGAGATAAGCACAATTTTAGTCAGGATTCGTGAGCTTTCAGTTCAAGCAGCAAACGGAACGCTCTCGCCTGACGATCGCAAAGTGATAGCCGAGGAATTGAAACAAATAAAGCAACACCTCATTCAGGTTGCAAACACTCAGGTTGGTAACGACTACATCTTCGCAGGTTATGCTTCAGACAAACCACCGGTTGATGAATCGGGCAAAATAGTTTTGGATTCGTTCAAAGCAGGTTCTAGGTCTGTCAACGTTCTCGGTTACACCTTAAACTATGGTTTGACGGTTTATGATCTTTTTGTCACGGATACCAACGAAAGTGTTTTTGAAATAATCGACAGAACTGTTGATGCACTTGAAAAGAACGATCAATCAAAACTTTCAACGATTTCTCTATCGAGTTTGGAATACCTTGAAAAGCGGCTGTCAGAAAACATCGCAAAGGTTGGAGCCAACCAGAGAATGGCAGAGTTAATCTCAGGTAGGTTGGAAGATTTGAACATTTACCTTACAGAGTTTGTCTCAAAAGAAAGGGACGCTGACTTGACAAAGGTGATAACGGATCTTTCGATGCAACAAGCAGCACTTGAAGCGGCTTTAAAATCCGCAGCGCGAGTTTTGAGAACAACTTTGGTTGACTTTATAACCTGA
- the queA gene encoding tRNA preQ1(34) S-adenosylmethionine ribosyltransferase-isomerase QueA, producing the protein MKLSNFDYHLPEELIAQHPVEPRDSSRLMVVNRKTKTFEHRIFRDIVEYLYPKDLLVLNNTRVIPARLFAFKNNAKIEVFLVEKVKTSLWKCMVKPGKKVKVGDILDFEGFQGKCIDRLPDGLRLIEFNANDDEILSHGHTPLPPYVKTNVEMERYQTVYAKYNGSVAAPTAGLHFTESLLENIKSKGVKVVELTLHVSVGTFRPVKTEDITKHTIYPEYYSIPDEVVQEINNTKLNGGRVIAVGTTVVRALETYALTKQTAGKTDLFIYPPFEFKIVDCLVTNFHLPKSTLLMLVVAFAGYDLIMNAYQEAIKLRYRFYSFGDAMLII; encoded by the coding sequence ATGAAGCTCAGCAATTTTGATTACCACTTACCTGAGGAATTGATAGCCCAACATCCCGTTGAGCCTCGGGATTCTTCAAGACTTATGGTGGTGAACAGAAAAACCAAAACTTTTGAACACAGAATTTTCAGGGATATCGTGGAATATCTATATCCTAAGGATTTGCTTGTGCTCAACAACACCAGAGTGATTCCAGCAAGGCTTTTTGCCTTTAAAAACAACGCAAAGATAGAAGTTTTTCTGGTTGAGAAGGTTAAAACCTCTTTGTGGAAGTGCATGGTAAAACCAGGAAAAAAAGTAAAAGTCGGTGATATTTTAGATTTTGAAGGTTTTCAAGGAAAGTGCATAGACAGATTGCCAGATGGGCTTAGGTTGATTGAATTTAACGCCAACGACGATGAAATACTCAGCCATGGTCATACACCACTTCCTCCGTACGTAAAGACAAACGTTGAGATGGAACGCTATCAAACGGTGTACGCCAAATACAATGGTTCTGTTGCCGCTCCAACGGCTGGCTTACATTTCACCGAATCTTTGCTTGAAAATATCAAGTCAAAAGGAGTGAAAGTGGTTGAGCTAACCCTTCATGTTAGCGTTGGAACCTTTAGACCAGTCAAAACGGAGGATATAACAAAGCACACCATATATCCTGAGTACTATTCAATACCCGATGAAGTTGTTCAAGAAATTAACAATACCAAGCTTAATGGAGGAAGAGTCATCGCGGTTGGTACAACAGTTGTAAGAGCGCTTGAAACTTATGCTTTGACCAAACAAACTGCTGGAAAGACCGATTTGTTCATCTACCCTCCGTTTGAATTCAAAATAGTCGATTGCTTGGTAACGAATTTTCACCTACCAAAATCAACTTTGTTAATGCTTGTTGTGGCTTTTGCAGGTTATGATTTGATAATGAATGCTTATCAAGAGGCTATCAAGTTGAGATACCGCTTTTATTCATTCGGAGATGCGATGTTGATAATTTAA
- the gatC gene encoding Asp-tRNA(Asn)/Glu-tRNA(Gln) amidotransferase subunit GatC, whose translation MIKVDDALVKRLEELARLKLTDEQRKSIQKDMNEILQYMELLNEVDVSNVEPMYTPVEESATLREDEVKPFENLHLLRSNFPKERSGHIVVPGIHA comes from the coding sequence ATGATCAAAGTTGACGATGCTCTTGTCAAAAGATTGGAAGAACTTGCAAGGTTGAAACTGACGGATGAACAGCGAAAATCAATTCAAAAAGATATGAATGAAATCCTACAGTACATGGAACTTTTGAACGAGGTGGACGTCAGCAACGTAGAGCCAATGTACACACCGGTGGAGGAAAGCGCAACTCTTCGCGAAGACGAAGTGAAACCCTTTGAAAACTTGCATTTGCTCAGATCCAATTTCCCCAAGGAACGGTCCGGTCACATAGTTGTTCCCGGAATACATGCTTGA
- the csrA gene encoding carbon storage regulator CsrA yields the protein MNKLLVISRKPGEAFVIGSDVIVKILKIEGSEVKIGISAPQHVKIYRWEIYEKVLQENKLASQTSPENVKDLREVIK from the coding sequence GTGAATAAGTTGCTTGTAATAAGCCGAAAACCCGGGGAAGCATTTGTCATAGGAAGCGATGTGATCGTTAAAATACTCAAAATCGAAGGATCCGAGGTGAAAATTGGCATATCTGCACCACAACATGTTAAAATCTACCGATGGGAGATATACGAAAAGGTGTTACAGGAAAACAAACTAGCCTCGCAAACTTCTCCTGAAAATGTTAAAGATTTGCGTGAGGTGATAAAATGA
- a CDS encoding YraN family protein, producing the protein MLDWRDAERLAVEFLKKKGFKIIEKNYRTRFGEIDIIARYKKYLVFVEVKSGKSEYLPRTKVDERKLRKIEMAANDYLKKHPLEVEGYRIDVVEITQDGIEHFEGINL; encoded by the coding sequence ATGCTTGATTGGAGAGATGCCGAAAGGCTGGCTGTAGAGTTTCTCAAGAAAAAAGGCTTTAAAATAATTGAGAAAAATTATCGAACAAGGTTTGGCGAAATAGACATAATTGCGAGGTACAAAAAGTACCTCGTTTTTGTTGAAGTTAAAAGCGGTAAAAGCGAGTATTTACCAAGAACGAAAGTTGATGAAAGAAAGCTTCGAAAAATCGAAATGGCTGCAAACGATTATTTAAAGAAACATCCCCTTGAGGTCGAAGGTTATAGAATAGACGTGGTCGAAATAACACAAGATGGTATAGAGCACTTTGAAGGGATCAACTTGTAG